The Plodia interpunctella isolate USDA-ARS_2022_Savannah chromosome 22, ilPloInte3.2, whole genome shotgun sequence genome includes the window cgacttttgGTTCCTCTTATACCAAatgccaatttcatatgtaaggacaagaaatatattaagaaaaatataatttttatgtatctcCTAACTTTAACCGTTTATTTGGAATGgaatggaataaataattgatgGAGACGAGATAGCGGCCTCGACACGGCCGAAATTGGACAATTGTTTCGTCTGAAACTTTTATGAATTCGTGATCAACCATGTATTTTGAAACCTCGACGGCAGAATGTGCTTCCGCCGCCTGCGGTAAAAATAGTATgtctgtatatatgtatgtctgtccgtgacATCATATCAGGCAAACGGCTGAACCTATtttgatcaatttttttttgtctgaaagagaatttaatcgtgcatatttttagttttatttcgaACATATATGTTCATCCGTTTGGAAACCAACAGCTCTTTTCTAGCTGATGAGAGGACGCCAACTACCTCGGAGTCGAGGGtttcgtaaatttttaatttcgttttcatctttaactagcggcccgtcccggcttcgctcgggtaaaaacataacaaaatatatacctaaaccttcctcagtaatcacacaatatattttggtgaaaaaatattgaaaatccatgcattcgtttttgagtttaccgcgaacagacagacagacgcggcagagggcgttgttttataatatgtaaggatataggACAAATTTACATCTGCATTTCATTTCACATCATGTATTCCAGCCGCCAAACAGCCGTGCTTGGATTGTTGTATCCGATTTGAAGGGCGCGAGAGACGGTGATTACTGGGTACTGTGACAAAAGATCCTAGGACATAATATAAGGTAGGTAACGCGCGTGTAACATCCCTGGTGTTacaggcgttgataggctgtggtgaccacttaccatcaggtgggctgCATGACTGTTTGCATGATAGGTAGTATTTATTAGAAtgaaaaggatttttttttaaagttacgGACGGACAGGCTAAGAGACAGACAcattatggtaaaatattgtttacttactatgaatgttacatattatgcgttttgaacaaaattttcaattactttttcacattttttacttACCAGAACTTTATAACGATGCTATGTTTAtgattacacaaaataaatataatgtcgTGTTGTAAAGTGACTCTTCTGGCGTATGTAATAAAGATGAAATTGCAACGCTAACTAGATGCGTCATATTCATTTGCTTTTCACtgtacaaaacataaaaacccGGTATCATAGTGTTATCGCAATAAATTCAAGCGtcaatttaagaaaattatataataatcttatctttaattttatgatgtcGTTGTTTGATCGTAACACACAAGAATAACCTTGGCCCTTGATCAAGGTAGGTCAACATGCTTTTCATTGCGTTGATGTGTTTTGGTGTAAAAGTAGAGGTAACCTTGGGGAATATGAAAGGAAGTgtaaaagacattttttttcctatatgACTTGTCTGTGAAATTGATCCtagattaatataaaaaaatacatttcagaATTACCTTTGTTCACTTCAAGTTTTTGTTCAAAAGTTTTAGTTCAAGTCTGAGATAAAAAGAGGCAAACAAGAAACTGTAAGTAgatttatgataattaaaaattattcagatTATATGCGAGTTAACTTTCATAGGACCAGCTAAGGTAATCaagaatttagtttaaaagGCTCTTCGCCAGGATGGTCCCATAGTTATTtcctatataaaatagaaccCACATTTTTAGATATGAGAGCGGCCTGGATCAGGGCGTATTGTAATGTGTGTAAAGGCCGGATCCTATTTGAAGAGCATTCACCTTAATAAgtagtaacaatattttataaacacattCTTCAACTATtggaaaaataacataaagcttagcaataaatataaataggaaaCTATATAGAAACCTCGCAATAAAactggtataaaatataactataaaaaatgaaaaagcaGTAAAATGACTCGAACCAAGTGGTTAGGATAAAATATGTTCTAGTGTAGCTCGTTTTAAAGTAATGTCATTCTCAATCATACTTGGAATAGTAATATTAGGGGTTCATGGTGACAACAACACGGTTGAATATGTAACCACTACTACAGTACAAAATGAAAACGTCACGATTACAACAGAAACGAATACACAAAGTATTGCAGATAGCAAGCAAGATATTTCAATACTACTTCCGAATCGAAATGTCAACGATTTAGCTAAAGTTTTAGTAAAACTGCTAAAAACAGACGGTAATGAAAAAAGAATGGATGAACTACAagaaaaattagataaaattgaacaatatgttttagacaaaattaagTTTGCCGATTTACTGAGAAATGTCACTAAGGAATCTGATCTGAATTCCACAGTGTtttacaaaagtttaaaacaagATGACAACTCTATTTTTTTAGCAGaaaatgacacaaaaaatCTGTATCTGAAATTGAAAGAGAATATGAACAGAGATGATATTTTAAGAATCATTGCCGAAAGAgggaataaaaagaaaatagtgaAATACGCTAGAAGAATGATGCAAGAAGATATCGCATATAATGGCAAAAAGAGTAAGGATATAATCAATGCTGTTGTGGATAAAATTTTGGCTGAAACGCCGAATGATGAGCACAAATTTGACTACAAAACCAATAGTAGCAAATACTGGGGTAAGTTTATGTGAGTTTTCTTATTTCGCAAGTTaagtaaaatatcattaaattggTTATATTTTGGGTACCTAGAGTCGTGTAGGAAGAAAATAAGTACCTTTTCCAAAGGCTACCAAAATccataatttataacattgatTTACATCGTATGGCCCAAAAACAATCAATAGATATAATTCGACAAATCAATATTATCTGTGATGATACTTATATCATCACAGATAATATCTGTGATGTCAATAAGAAACTTAAAGTGAAATACTTCATGATTGTTTGATTGAAACACTGTATTATTAAAGGATAACTACTATGATTGTaaccaatataaaaatatcaaaacagaTCCTAAGATCGAGCTGGAAGAACTCCAAGAATACCATGCCAACAAGCTGTCCGGCCGTCGCTTGTTCCGAGGCGTGAGGACGACAGTGAGGTACTACCCGTTCATGGTGTCCGTCCACGTCGCCGGCAGGTTCTGGTGCGGCGGCGTCATCTACTGGCACGACCTCATATTGACCTCCGCCTCTTGTTTGCAGCTGTGAGTATAccctttctttcttttatacaTAACATCTGATCTTTTTTACTTGTACTTTCAGTCAGTCAGTCTGTCATGCTTTAACGGCTAAACCGTTGGGTcgattttaatgacatttggAATAAGTATACAGGGTCAGACATAAGCCACCGCAGACAGAGCTGCGGTCTATAGTTAGTAACCTACTTCCTAGGTGATAACTAAAATTTAGCGATTttaccaaaattttattaaaatgtcaccGAGTACatccatttgttccctacgttAATTtgactaaataattttttgctaGAATATTCGCATAAATTCTCAACCAAAATCTTCCTATCACTTCccataatttaaacataattatagacTCTAGGGCAAGATCCACTAATGTGATTTGTGCTCGTCACTTATCAGCCGACATACGAAGGTTATCACGTACCACGGCCCGACTTTACAAAATGTTGTTACTATATTACACAATGTTCCCAGTCAAGTACATGCCTTCCAAACAGGTGCACTAAGCATTAGTGacaactattatttttaaatgaatatcagtctttttgtaatgtttcAGTAAGGATtatgaattttttgaaattatttaggACAAAAATTGCGGTCTTACGTGCTAGGAATTTAATATGATACTAGACGTCACCTTAGCCATAGATTCCTGAGACACTTAATTcccaaataaatgtttagcccgaaataaaaataaaaaaaaataaggaaaagtaaaatctaGAATGCATTGGGGTCTCAGTTTCGTATATTGCTCTTAACACAATGGAGTTCTTTTCCGAGATAAAGTCCTAGGTAGGAGAACCCCTAACGATATCTTAAAATAGaagatttatgtatattaataaattattcacataaaccttcctcaggaattcctgagttagtataattaatactatctataaaaaaaaccgcatcaaaatccgttgcgtggttataaagatttatgaataaaataggGTCAGACAGTAAGCGGGAAACGACTTTCTTTTTATGTATTCAATCTTTTAGTTctactgctgggcaaagatcTTCTCTTGGCTTTCTAGGTTCTTCATTCTATCCATTGAAAAATCAAACCAATTATTTTCAGAGCTTCGTAGAGCACCTTGAGTGCTTATTACACTGCTCATATGCTCGCCACGCCTTCTTTCCGCACGTATGTGAATCCAACGCATATCTAAAACGGATCAACACTACGTCTGCAAGCGGTATGGTCAccctatgtatgtttgttttaggATGCATAACAACCGTTTCTATCGTGAGAACCCTAAAATCCTATCAGTCAGGGTGGGGAGCAACCACAGCAGGATCGGCGGTGAGGAGATTGACGCAGTCGAGGTACGTTTTAACGACATTCCGAAAgaacaaataagtaaataaatatattagaaccaatcacacagattgagctagtcccaaagtaagttcgagacatgtgttatgggatactgactcaacgataatatattttataacaaatacataatatagataaacatccaagacccgggcaaatcagaaaaatatcattttccatcatgacccgaccggggatcgaaccagggacctctcggttcagaggcaagcactttaccactgcgccaccgagctcgTCAATTCCGAAAGAACGAAcaaaaaatttgcaaaaaggTGTAgatctaattaaaatgtttgtggAGAGGCGTTCTATTTTAACCTTATTTTGGTGTGATGCAACTTAATGGATGTTTATGATTATGTTAatgatgtaataatataaaaaataaatctgttatGATTTAATGCGTACATTAACTTCACGAGTGTGGAAGTCactttaaataggtaataattaCCTAATGGCATAACTAGTATTGTTatcatagataaaacaaattgtaataaaccatttttttcaataaatcgcTGTGCAAGGTATGTAGTCGATGAAACGGTCACTCGTATATATGATGCAGAACTAAGCCATATTATGAGCGAAATTTAATCACTACTGGGATCATTACTTGACTTCTCTcctaatagataaaaaaaaaaatattatcctaACTCCTATTCCCATTATCATTCCGATTCCTATTCGAcacaaagaagaaaatgaaaaagaagaaagataTAGTATCTAAGAAAAGaatcgtaataaattatctcaCAGGTGTACTTCCACCCGGCCTACAATCCGCGCACGCTTCGCAATAACATCGCCTTGATACGCATCCGGTACCACCTCTACTTCAGCTACCACAGGATTCCCAAGATCATCGAGATCTCCACATATCCCCACGGCATCGCGTCCACTTCCGAGGTCATGCTGCTGGGTTGGGGAGTCACcaaggtaatttattttttatttataagactttattgttccaagtaaaaacatacttaaaaacaaatggcgaacttaatgctataagcattctctcccagcTAACCATTAGGAGATACAGATAAAAGTTGTGCGGcgcaaaaatatcaaacacaaataagtactaccacatactaaaatacaataataactacatatataaaatatatatataaatagcaaagcatatatacataagactacatatatatcaatatatgaatacatacaaaccaaaataataaaaataggtaatgCTTGTGTCAGggcgtttgtttgtttgataaaatgttataccatatacttattaaaaaagaaatgttcgATTGCGCTCGAGTTTTGGATTTTATaaagcgaaataaaaaaattaaaaaactcgTAACTCAAATTATCTCATCTATTAGAAAAGAGCTGACGATTTCGATCGACTAAGCGTGTGTGTTGTAAACTACGCGCTGCCACCGATGgtacaaaatggcgtacttttcGTTAttgtgcgcaggttaaagttaatgtcaaatttgactggtgcaacccaccctaaattttattgtacggCCGTTGCAGATGTCTCAGAAGCTATCTTACGAGCCTATTTACCTGCAGAGGAAATTCCTTCCTGTGTACCCCAACAGCTTCTGCAAGGAGGTCTACGGAGAGTaagtatacaattttttatcatcaGCACAATGATCAAGTTACTAGAGTATGATCCGAATCATTTAGGAGCTCTGAGCTATTTAAGTCGCCTAGAGACATCTGACATTATTTAACTCCTATTTCCATCTACTAAAAGAAGTGCAgacgtatatttttataataattattctgtaCGTTCGGTTGGAAACAAACGACTTAAGATATAAACCGATAACCGAAGagtttgcccagcagtgggacacataaaCTGGCTATAAAAATGAGTGCATAAATTTAGgagaaacaattttttcatggtttctgtaatttataataatacatttcagCAAGTTTATAACTTCCACAATGTTCTGCGCGGGAACCATGACGACCGGCGAAGGTGCTTGCGATGTAAGTACAACTTCATTTAGAAATCACGaacgataaaaataagaaatgcaAAGCcggtttttatatatatgccggtttttttttatataggtggTATATAAAGCCTTGtaggtgattttttttttatgtatagtcCGATGCTAGTTGTCTGACCCCTCCGTCTCCGCTGGTCGCTCCTACGTGGCCTTTCTAAAAGTATTGTTACACATTTTACGACCTATGTAGCTCTCATTTCGGTCAGTGTGTGTATCGCGCGATAAAGAACCTCGTTTAAGCAAAaccgtaattttaaaaatcctatTTTCAGCACGACGCGGGCGGCCCGGCCATCCTGGGCGGGAAGCTGGTCGGCATCATATCGTTCGGACCCACTGTGTGCGGGTTCCCTAACGCCCCGACAGTCTTCACCCTCGTCGGCGCCTACTCAGACTGGATTAAACATGTTAATGAGTCTGTGAGTATTGAATTTCATTCAGGGTCTTCCACTATTTTCATTAGATGCTATTGatgagaaattatttatttgttctgcTGTAACAcagaatttacataataaaaaaatactaactacactaaacatataaaatctgacatgcATTTGTGTGACACAGGCTACAGCTCAGCTAAACGCTACGAACTGGTTGCCCACTGGGAATAGCCCAGAGTGTGCTCGGacaagatttgaaaaattataattttatacaagcaaaattaaaattcaagaaAAGAGTCTATCGTATTCTAAACAAAAAGGCCAGCAAAAAGCACGAGATTCTCCTGATTATACAGCGTTTATAGGCTTTGGTGAGCCCGCgtcatcaggtgggccgcatgcctgtttgcttgctcagtaatctaaaaaaaattatggctGAGTGTCGTTTCCATggtggaatgtaacacacacaacgacttccCATCCTCAACGAATTGCAAACAATATTAGTACCCAATATTGGATTGCGAGAAACTGGTGTCTAAACTAAGCAGAGTCTGTATCTAAGAACACAACTCACTAGGAGCAGGACAGATAACGCATGTCTTCGAGATTTGTGACCAAAGATATTCGTCTGCGGTTCTGGTGTTGTGTCCGTTTTATGCATGTTTGCCATCGGACCAAATTCTTTACATACAACAAACATAAACATCAATTATTGACAaatattaacttgaaactGAGTTTACTGCGATTTCCAAAGCGgaggtgaagaagcggcgcaacaaacttcaccgcagccttttctcgaACGACGTCAGTTAACAAATGTGGATATATGACAATTAATGTCTATTCTAATAAGATACAAGCTTAGTATGGGCCGTCGAGTGGAACATAATAACATTTCGATAATAATTTGGATTCGTCTTCCCCCAGATGCCGCAGTACTACCGCGGCAAGAAGTACACCACCTCCACGACTCGCCACATGGTGTTCAGCTACCTCGCCACCTTGCTCCACCTGCACACGTCCACCACGGAGGCCCCGCCGCCCCCGCCACTCCCGCCGCCGACCACCACCgaaccaccaccaccaccgaCGCCTGAACCTAAGGAGGAAGTACGGAAAGGTCAGGGTTTATCATTCTTCTTCATACATCTTTCCTCTTTCTTTCTTCACCACGTCACTTGGTGTTACTTAATTTTCAGTCAGAAGGTTTTCGATGTTTGATGATGAAGTCTGGCATCAGTAGCGACCACCTTGGGATACTTCCCACGAAGACGAGACGAAAAGCAATGCAAGCGCACCCTGGGCTTAATTGGACATTTAGCTACTGAGAAACACCAGGAAAACGACCAAATGagaaagatatttatattaaattcttgattcaatttattcccaaaatcatgcaaaatatatgatagaaaaatcatatattaggTTCAGTTGCACCGACTGGTGTTTGGTGAAAGTCGAAtgactttgacgttaattttaaccgcGCAGCCTTCGATTAGATAAATGGCGATTATTGCGTTTTTGTGGCacaagttaaagtcaaagtttcTTGGCACaacaaaaacttttacttttcaATCCCAGGCCGGGAGATCTTCGATGATTCTGAGGAGCTGCCCAGGCACCGGATTCCGCCTCCCGTCTTCAAGCTCACCAAGAAttcgaagaagaagaagaagttcCACAAAGATGAAAACCAAGACTTCGATATTGATGTTAGCGAttgaattgttaataaaattaaataatatatttcttttttgtttatttctccATGTAATATAGGTAATGCGTAAAGTTAGTATGAGTTAAAGTCAGAATGTGTAGCAAACTACAAAGAATTCGCTGCGTTGTTTTGTAATGACTACCTATAAATAGATGATTGATTTATAACATGATTgcgtaattttttgacgtcaataagtgatgatatcatcctaaattgaacaaaGAATTTATTTGATCTCTGAAAAAAAACCTGCCTTAGCCTATTCACCTGTAGCAATAATATGTCACCTAAAGTAACACCAATAAagaacaatatatatatatatatatatacctagtataccttttgaccatgtattttattgtgtacttacattgttatattactgataaaaaattatacatatatttatatttaaaaaatggtaagcccttctggcttaatagggaccaacactgttttgactttgattttgataaagtagaaataaagatttttagttcaaattttgactaaataaaaacaaataaatatatataaatatattaggacaagtcacacagattgagctagccccaaagtaagttcgaggcttgtgttatgggatactaacgatactatatatcaacgatactatattttataacaaatacatatacagataaacatccaagacccgggccaatcagaaaaaaataattgctcagaggcaagcattttaccactgcgccaccgagctcgtcgtcgtcaataaaataaacgaataatacaaaaaacgtAGAAAAACACTCACAAAACCTCGTGAGGATATTGCAAACCTGTGTGTAATATGCGACTACGATCCAATctcaatattacaatattattcaatattataataatatcaatatgcGTACCAATCACACGGCAATGTGATtagttcgctgcgtctcacttttCGATGGTGAGGAGTGAAACGCcaacccgcactaaccccttCTCTGTCGGTATGTTGGTTGTCGTAAACGTCACGGCAGAcgcttttaggcgacttgaataaagcTGACACCACTGTCAGCAACGCCACACTcggaaaaggaaaaataacatatgttatcaatttaaaaaatgcttttgtttataaaacaattcttATTATGAGCGATAACGTGATAACGTTATGCTTACAAaactaacaatattatataacctAAATTATGTGACTACGTAAAACAGTTGATAAgctaattttttaattactatttgtataaacaaatgaaaacatcattataaaaattataaaaattaaaagagaCATACATTACACTATCGACAAAACAATTGTCGgccttttgaaatattatcttaagttattataaaggtatttatgtattaatataatgtataaaattaaactagttgttcgcctcGAATtaagacctcgcgaacacaatgagtttttacaaaattgtgaatatttcataaacgacataaccgattttgttgccccacgaacttaaaaattctattgacagatcctatataccttttaaatttcaccaaaaacAGACGAAAGGTTTGAAAGTTacttacacacatacattaaaatttaaaaaatcgaattatttattgagattttcttttaagcaaaaatataCTTGATTAAGAAAACCTCGCTTTTCTATCATTCATTATTAGATATCAATACAATATCaacttaatttgattttgactatgtacattatgtacttttatatattattagaaaaaacattgtaagaaacaataagcCTTTCtagcatgatagggaccaacactgttcaaatgagtttctttcggcatttcttctcagcagtggccgttccgaaatgccagtagtttgtagcttgtgagaaataactatagaatataaaaatggacgtgaaaaagtgcctgtgaaggtcaaatttctgaataaattatttgaattttgaatttgaataaaattcaaatacaaaatgtattactaaattattcttattacTTGGACAcgtaacaaaatcaaataagaaagaagaagaaataca containing:
- the LOC128679594 gene encoding transmembrane protease serine 11D-like, which gives rise to MSFSIILGIVILGVHGDNNTVEYVTTTTVQNENVTITTETNTQSIADSKQDISILLPNRNVNDLAKVLVKLLKTDGNEKRMDELQEKLDKIEQYVLDKIKFADLLRNVTKESDLNSTVFYKSLKQDDNSIFLAENDTKNLYLKLKENMNRDDILRIIAERGNKKKIVKYARRMMQEDIAYNGKKSKDIINAVVDKILAETPNDEHKFDYKTNSSKYWDPKIELEELQEYHANKLSGRRLFRGVRTTVRYYPFMVSVHVAGRFWCGGVIYWHDLILTSASCLQLMHNNRFYRENPKILSVRVGSNHSRIGGEEIDAVEVYFHPAYNPRTLRNNIALIRIRYHLYFSYHRIPKIIEISTYPHGIASTSEVMLLGWGVTKMSQKLSYEPIYLQRKFLPVYPNSFCKEVYGDKFITSTMFCAGTMTTGEGACDHDAGGPAILGGKLVGIISFGPTVCGFPNAPTVFTLVGAYSDWIKHVNESMPQYYRGKKYTTSTTRHMVFSYLATLLHLHTSTTEAPPPPPLPPPTTTEPPPPPTPEPKEEVRKGREIFDDSEELPRHRIPPPVFKLTKNSKKKKKFHKDENQDFDIDVSD